From the genome of Hymenobacter gelipurpurascens:
CAACTCAACCAACACCCCCCAGGCCCCGGCCGGCACCAAACGCGGCGCGGCCGACTACTTCAACGGCACTGCCTGGGTAACCATGCTGGCTGGTGATAACCCCACCGACTGCACTGTGGCCGATGTAACGTTCGAGCCCGGCACGCGCAACAACTGGCACGCGCACCCTGCCGGGCAGATTCTGGTAGTGACGGCCGGCCGCGGCTATTACCAGGAAAAAGACCGGCCGGCGCAACTGCTTCGGGCCGGCGACACGGTAAGCATTGCGCCCGGCGTAGTGCACTGGCACGGAGCCACCGCCGACAGCCTGTTCACTCATTTGGCCATCAACCCCAACATCAAGCAAGGCGTGGCCGATTGGCTGGAACCCGTTACCGACGAGCAATACCTGGCCGCCCACAACTCGTAGGCGCCTCCTAACCCACTTTCAATACAAGTATGTCCAAGTGTTTGACTTTGAGCTGAGCGCCCAAGACCTGGTGGCCATTGCCACGCTCGACACCAAGGCCAGCGTTTTTTTCGACCACCGCGACCCCGCCATAGTAAAATGGATGAGCGAGGTAACGTTCGACCTCTAGTCTCTCACCCCGAAAGGCCTGCCGCGGGCAGCGGCGCGCCCCTACTTATAACCCTTTACGAATCACTATTATGCAACAACGTGCATTAGGAACCAGTGGCCTACAGGTATCAGCTCTCGGCCTGGGCTGCATGGGCATGAGCTTCGGCTACGGCCCAGTCGCCGACCAACAGGAAATGGTGCACCTGATTCGGGCCGCCGTCGAGCAAGGCGTAACCTTCTTCGATACGGCGGAGGTGTACGGCCCCTGGACCAATGAGGAACTGGTAGGCGAAGCCCTGCAGCCCGTGCGCGACCAGGTGGTAATTGCCACCAAGTTTGGCTTCGACATCGACCAGCAAACCGGCCAGAACCGCGGCCTGAACAGCCGACCCGCACACATCCGGCAGGTGGTGGAAAACTCACTGCGGCGCCTGCGCACCGACTGCATCGACCTGCTCTACCAGCACCGCGTAGACCCTGCTGTGCCTATGGAGGAGGTAGCTGGGGCGGTAAAGGACCTCATTGCGGAAGGCAAGGTGAAGCATTTTGGCCTGAGTGAGGCCGGCGTGGAGGCTATCCGGCGCGCCCACGCCGTGCAGCCAGTGGCGGCTCTGCAGAGCGAGTATTCGCTGTGGTGGCGCGAGCCGGAGCAGGAAATTATCCCCACGCTCGAAGAGTTAGGCATTGGCTTCGTGCCATTCAGCCCGCTGGGCAAGGGCTTTTTGACAGGTAAGATTGACGAGAATACCCAGTTTGATAAGTCCGACTTCCGCAATTCCGTGCCGCGCTTCTCACCCGAAGCCCGTAAGGCCAACCAGGCCTTGGTAGACCTGCTGGGGCGCCTGGCGCAGGACAAGCAGGCCACGCCCGCCCAGATTGCCTTGGCTTGGCTGCTGGCCCAAAAGCCCTGGATTGCCCCCATCCCCGGCACCACCAAGCGTCATCGTCTGGAAGAGAACCTCGGCGCGGCGGCCCTACACTTGTCGGCCGACGACCTACGAGAAATTGAGCAGGCTGCCGCGCGTATCCATGTGCAAGGCGCCCGCTACTCCGAAGCGCAGCAAAAGATGATAAACCGGTAACCGGTGGCGTATCCGGCATGTGCCGTGGCACATGGCCAGCAGCGGCCGACAACGAGCATAAGCTGCCCGAGGTGCTGGCTGAAGTGCTCCTAGTCCACTCAGGTAAGCCTAGTGAAATCGCCAGCGCCTTTGCCACTTAGCAGCTAGCAACGCCAGCTGCTAAGTGGCAGGAAATCCTTTTTAGAAGTCAATCTGCTCCATTTTAAAGCTATGGAACCCCAACCCCGAAGCATCTTCGAGCGGGAGCTGGCCGGCGAGGTCATTTCCCTCGACGATCCTGACTACCCCCAGATTTACTCCGTCATCCGCAAGGCCATCCGCATTACCTCGGAGCTGAACGCCATGCGCATAGACGACAACGAGCAGGTGAACCGCGTGTTCAGCGAGCTGATTAATCAGCCCGTCGACGACACCTTTTTCCTGATTCCGCCCTTCTACACCGACTTCGGCCACAACATCCGGATTGGCCGGAACGTGTTTGTGAACCACGCCTGCACCTTCATGGACCGGGGCGGTATCACGCTGGAAGACAACGTGCTGATAGGGCCCAAGGTGAACCTCATCACCTCCAACCACCCCACTGAGCCGGGGCAGCGCCGCAGCACCATCTCTAGGCCTATCGTGGTGAAACAGGGCGCTTGGCTGGGCGCCAACGTGACGGTGATGCCCGGTATCACCATCGGTGAAAACGCTATTGTGGGAGCCGGGGCCGTGGTGACTAAAGATGTGGCGGCCAACACCATTGTGGCGGGCGTGCCGGCGCGGGTGGTCAAGCACCTCTAGCCGCTGGCTGCCGCCAACAGCCATTCCTC
Proteins encoded in this window:
- a CDS encoding sugar O-acetyltransferase — its product is MEPQPRSIFERELAGEVISLDDPDYPQIYSVIRKAIRITSELNAMRIDDNEQVNRVFSELINQPVDDTFFLIPPFYTDFGHNIRIGRNVFVNHACTFMDRGGITLEDNVLIGPKVNLITSNHPTEPGQRRSTISRPIVVKQGAWLGANVTVMPGITIGENAIVGAGAVVTKDVAANTIVAGVPARVVKHL
- a CDS encoding cupin domain-containing protein, producing MNIISAYASYLTHFHYNPDLILMSNSTNTPQAPAGTKRGAADYFNGTAWVTMLAGDNPTDCTVADVTFEPGTRNNWHAHPAGQILVVTAGRGYYQEKDRPAQLLRAGDTVSIAPGVVHWHGATADSLFTHLAINPNIKQGVADWLEPVTDEQYLAAHNS
- a CDS encoding aldo/keto reductase, with protein sequence MQQRALGTSGLQVSALGLGCMGMSFGYGPVADQQEMVHLIRAAVEQGVTFFDTAEVYGPWTNEELVGEALQPVRDQVVIATKFGFDIDQQTGQNRGLNSRPAHIRQVVENSLRRLRTDCIDLLYQHRVDPAVPMEEVAGAVKDLIAEGKVKHFGLSEAGVEAIRRAHAVQPVAALQSEYSLWWREPEQEIIPTLEELGIGFVPFSPLGKGFLTGKIDENTQFDKSDFRNSVPRFSPEARKANQALVDLLGRLAQDKQATPAQIALAWLLAQKPWIAPIPGTTKRHRLEENLGAAALHLSADDLREIEQAAARIHVQGARYSEAQQKMINR